Proteins co-encoded in one Zonotrichia albicollis isolate bZonAlb1 chromosome 30, bZonAlb1.hap1, whole genome shotgun sequence genomic window:
- the GPATCH4 gene encoding G patch domain-containing protein 4 codes for MRKAVPGRHGRDSAPASCGGAGTRRDPHRESPGRAGTHRDPHRNSPRDTPGPAGTHTGSHRDAPGHTGTHTGTPPGTLRAMSAAEPPGRGMLFAETQLRRHGWRQGQGLGRREDGIAEAIRVKVKCDTAGVGHDAAEPFTFHWWDHVFNKAAANIAVEAGQDGISVKALSEQEGSISNKKPRKAGSSGSLLYGRFVKSATLTACGEESVPASSESSQEEEEEKLDLSSVRRLTDEELVQACGGRTAHKGARHGLTMSAKLARLEEQERAFLATYRQREQQQEPPESSQGKKKKRKRSRDGAEVPQSQEPNTEEEEVLEEEKVVKKKKKKQGPSREEEMTGEEEVMRKKKKKKVITEPCGEEVSGEEGKVMKRRKKPELNTEEEVVEENGKAAKRKKKKKKKKKQEEEGKEEPAETQTDEPNLGHSPTKKRKKKKQEEEDEEEPAETDVPLQETDEPNLGHSPTNKRKKKKRKREPE; via the exons ATGCGCAAAGCTGTTCCCGGGCGGCACGGCCGTGACTCCGCCCCGGCCTCGTGCGGCGGTGCCGGGACCCGCCGGGACCCACACCGGGAGTCACCGGGACGCGCCGGGACACACCGGGACCCACACCGGAACTCCCCCCGGGACACACCGGGACCCGCCGGGACCCACACCGGGAGTCACCGGGACGCGCCGGGACACACCGGGACCCACACCGGAACTCCCCCCGGGACCCTCCGGGCCATGAGCGCCGCGGAGCCGCCGGGCCGCGGGATGCTGTTCGCCGAGACCCAGCTGAGGCGGCACGGCTGGCGCCAAG ggcaggggctgggcaggcgGGAGGACGGCATCGCCGAGGCCATCCGGGTGAAGGTGAAATGCGACACGGCGGGG GTGGGACACGACGCGGCAGAGCCCTTCACCTTCCACTGGTGGGACCATGTCTTCAACAAGGCGGCTGCTAACATCGCTGTGGAGGCCGGGCAG GATGGCATCTCTGTGAAGGCACTTTCTGAGCAGGAAGGCAGCATCAGCAATAAGAAGCCACGCAAGGCTGGCAGCAGCGGGAGCCTGCTGTACGGCCGCTTTGTGAAG TCAGCCACGCTCACAGCCTGTGGGGAGGAGTCAGTGCCAGCCAGCTCTGAGAGCAgtcaggaggaggaggaggagaagctggaCCTCTCTTCAGTCAGGAG gctgaCGGACGAGGAGCTGGTGCAGGCGTGTGGGGGCCGCACAGCACACAA GGGTGCCCGGCACGGCCTGACCATGAGTGCCAAGCTGGCGcgcctggaggagcaggaacGAGCCTTCCTGGCCACGTACCGGCAacgggagcagcagcaggagccgccagagagcagccagggcaaaaagaagaaaaggaaacggtccagggatggagctgaggtGCCACAGAGCCAGGAACCAAACacagaagaggaggaggtgttggaagaagaaaaggttgtgaagaagaagaaaaagaagcagggGCCAAGCAGAGAAGAGGAGATGACAGGAGAGGAGGAGGTcatgaggaagaagaagaagaagaaggtgatCACGGAGCCATGTGGAGAAGAGGTATCAGGAGAGGAGGGGAAGGTcatgaagaggaggaagaagccaGAGCTAAACACAGAAGAGGAGGTGGTGGAAGAGAATGGGAAggctgcaaagaggaaaaagaagaagaagaagaagaagaagcaggaAGAGGAGGGCAAAGAAGAGCCAGCTGAAACACAGACAGATGAGCCAAACTTGGGACACAGCCCtacaaagaaaaggaagaagaagaagcaggaAGAGGAGGACGAAGAAGAGCCAGCTGAAACAGATGTACCTCTACAAGAGACAGATGAGCCAAACTTGGGACACAGCCCTacaaataaaaggaagaagaagaagaggaagagggagCCAGAGTGA
- the NAXE gene encoding NAD(P)H-hydrate epimerase has protein sequence MPSPRALLGLGLLVAAARAGGRCGERGWSWGLDRERCRCLPRRAMHVPSPGAGPKGLRFLGQEEAQAIDQELFTEYKFSVDQLMELAGLSCATAIAKAYPPSSFTTSQPAVLVVCGPGNNGGDGLVCARHLKMFGYQPTVYYPKRSSKPLFEGLTTQCNKMDIPFLPEFPAEAEFIDELYGLVVDAIFGFSFTGAVREPFGSILSTLERVTVPIASIDIPSGWDVEKGKADGLQPDMLISLTAPKKAAMHFTGRYHFLGGRFVPPALQEKYSLNLPEYPGTDCVLQLT, from the exons ATGCCGAGCCCGCGGgcgctgctgggcctggggctgctggtggcggcggcgcgggcgggcgggcggtgcGGGGAGCGCGGCTGGAGCTGGGGTTTGGACCGGGAGCGGTGCCGGTGCCTGCCCCGCCGCGCCATGCACGTCCCCAGCCCGGGGGCCGGCCCGAAGGGGCTCCGCTTCCTCGG GCAGGAGGAGGCCCAGGCTATCGACCAGGAGCTCTTCACTGAGTACAAGTTCAGCGTGGATCAGCTGATGGAGCTGgcggggctgagctgtgccactgCCATTGCCAAg GCCTACCCACCCAGCTCCTTCACCACGAGCcagcctgctgtgctggtggTCTGCGGGCCAGGGAACAACGGCGGTGATGGGCTGGTCTGTGCCAGGCACCTGAAGATGTTT GGCTACCAGCCAACGGTGTATTACCCCAAGCGCTCCAGCAAGCCCCTCTTTGAAGGTTTGACCACCCAGTGCAACAAGATGGATATTCCCTTCCTCCCCGAGTTCCCAGCTGAG GCTGAGTTCATTGACGAGCTCTACGGCCTGGTGGTGGATGCCATTTTCGGCTTCAGCTTCACGGGAGCAGTGCGGGAACCCTTTGGCAGCATCCTCAGCACCCTGGAGCGTGTCACAGTGCCCATTGCCAGCATTGACATCCCCTCAG GCTGGGATGTGGAGAAGGGGAAGGCAGACGGCCTCCAGCCCGACATGCTCATCTCCCTGACGGCGCCCAAGAAGGCAGCGATGCATTTCACAGGCCGGTACCACTTCCTTGGGGGCAGGTTTGTGCCCCCTGCGCTGCAGGAGAAATACAGCCTGAACCTGCCAGAGTACCCTGGCACAGACTGCGTCCTGCAGCTCACCTAG